The window CATGCCGGCGTCATTGGCGACCcttggtgtgcgtgtgtgtggaggggggaggggatcGAAGTACATCACCAAGCGGCGCACTAACCGATGCGATCATCGGCACAAGGtggaacacgcacacgcacacacatgccgTGCTGGtatgcagccgcagcacttCCAGCAACTATACATTATCGTACGCGGTGCTGGCAAGGACGAAGGACagaggcgggagagagagacgggagGAGGTCGACCTTGGCgggaggggcgggcgggAGGTGCATGCAGATCTGCGCGGCTGTGCGCGTCCGACGAGGCAGCTTCGATACCGTCTCTCTACAAAATCCTTACTTCCTTTTCgaacatatatatatatatatatattcgCCTCGTGGCCTTAAGTGGATAGCCCGGAGCCGTGCTCGCGCGTCCACACATCGTACTTGTCGAGGTCTGCTGCCCGGACACTGCTGCGGGTGCACGCAACACTCGCTTGCACATCCTCGagcgtcgcggctggcggctTCAGCGGCTCGCTCGGAAGCCGCACGTGCGCGTTGCGGTCGTTGCCTGCAGCCTCAAGCTGAGAAATGAGCTTCCGCACCGGCCGCATCATGGCCTCACGGCAGACGACGTCGATGTCAGCACCGGACATGCCCTCCGTTagcgcggcgcacgcctcATAGTCCGCGTCGGATGCGAAGGAGTTgggcagcaggcggcggaACATGAGAACGCGAGCGTCGCGCGTCGGAAGCGAAACGAGGATGCGCTTCTCcagccggcgcagcatcgccgtgTCGAGGTCCCATGGCACGTTGCTCGCCGCTAGCACAAACACCAcctcgccgccacgccgctTGGAGAGGCCATCCATCTGTgtcagcagctccgtcttCATGCGGCGTGACCCCtcgtgctcgccgtcgctcgACCTTGCGGACATCAAGGAGTCGATCTCATCGATAAAGATAGTGCTTGGCGCGTAGTGGACGGCGAGGTCGAAGAGCATGCGGACGAGCTTCTCCGAGTCACCGCGCCACTTGGAcacgacggaggaggcggctaTGTTGAAGAAGGTCGTGCGGCACTCCGTCGCGACGGCCTTGGCGAGGAGCGTCTTGCCGGTGCCGGGCGGGCCAAAGAGAAGAATCCCTTTCCACGGGCGCAGGATGCCCTGGAACAGCTCCGGGTACTTGACCGGCATCACCACGGCCTCTTGCAGGAGGTGCTTGGCGCTTTCCAAGTCGGCAATGTCGCGCCAACGCACGGATGGGTTGACGTCGAGAATCTCGCGCAGGATCGTGGCGGCCAGCTCGTTCAACTCGTTCGTCGgaaacggcggcagcggcttcagTATGCGGCGGCTCATCAAGGGCCCGAGGGGGTCCTCTGCAGCATCATCGGAGCCCTCACcatccctgccaatgcctCTTCGACCCTTCTCGCCTTCGCGCCCGGAGTtgtgggcggcagcggactcGCCCTGGAGAGACAACCCAAGCGCGCTGGTGCCCCCGTtgggcgccgcggcgagctTGTCGCCGTTCGCTgagccgctgtcgccgttcGCCTGCACATGgctgagcgcgcgcgcgaggtTCGTTGGCcgcaggtgcggcggcggctttcCTACAGAGGACAACGAGGctggcgatgacgacgaggtCGCGGCacgaggagcaggcgcgccttTGCGCGTCCGTGAGAGCATCCGCTCTCCGCTTTCagagccgacgccgccaacgccgtcggcgtcatcgctgctgccgccgcgaacGCGGTACAGCTTCGGCGCGCGCTGGCATTTGAAGGCGTAGTACTCCTCGTAATCCTGGACAACAGACAGCAAGTCGATGTTGTCAGCGGCGCTGAACTGAGTGAGGGAGATGCGGCTTTCCTGctggagcgcctgcagagtTTGTTGGTACCCCTGCTCCAGCAGGAACTGCTCGACGAGCACGATGACGCCCTTGACTCGTCGAGCGCGcagcttctcttcctcctcgcgggcgagctgctgcgccttcatGTGCGCTAAACTCGAgcccggcgccggcgctgccgtgctcgAGAGTGGTTGCAAGTGACGCatcgtgtgcgcgtgcgtgtgccgctgcaccccctccaccctaCCCCTGCTTTTACGCCCTCGACTCTCTACAGCGCCGTGGGTCTCGGCGCGTTGCTCCCTCCGCTATGGAAGGCAGACGATCTTGCGCCTGCTGTGTAGGTGTAGATGTGTGCGGGTGCTTGTGGAGGGTGAGGTGGACCGTGGCCGTGGTGACGAGGTTAAGAGGTGCACATACTTACCACTGTTGAGGGCGCCCGAAGGCgccagaggaagaggg is drawn from Leishmania infantum JPCM5 genome chromosome 13 and contains these coding sequences:
- a CDS encoding katanin-like protein, with the translated sequence MRHLQPLSSTAAPAPGSSLAHMKAQQLAREEEEKLRARRVKGVIVLVEQFLLEQGYQQTLQALQQESRISLTQFSAADNIDLLSVVQDYEEYYAFKCQRAPKLYRVRGGSSDDADGVGGVGSESGERMLSRTRKGAPAPRAATSSSSPASLSSVGKPPPHLRPTNLARALSHVQANGDSGSANGDKLAAAPNGGTSALGLSLQGESAAAHNSGREGEKGRRGIGRDGEGSDDAAEDPLGPLMSRRILKPLPPFPTNELNELAATILREILDVNPSVRWRDIADLESAKHLLQEAVVMPVKYPELFQGILRPWKGILLFGPPGTGKTLLAKAVATECRTTFFNIAASSVVSKWRGDSEKLVRMLFDLAVHYAPSTIFIDEIDSLMSARSSDGEHEGSRRMKTELLTQMDGLSKRRGGEVVFVLAASNVPWDLDTAMLRRLEKRILVSLPTRDARVLMFRRLLPNSFASDADYEACAALTEGMSGADIDVVCREAMMRPVRKLISQLEAAGNDRNAHVRLPSEPLKPPAATLEDVQASVACTRSSVRAADLDKYDVWTREHGSGLST